The window ATCAGAATGCTTTCCAAAGTGAATGACACTTGTTGTGAAGTTTTGCTTCTGATCACCACGTCCAACCGTTACAGTCTTCGTGTCTGCAGAAGAACCATCACCAATTAGATGAGTAACGTTCTCAGAAATTGTATTACCATCATTCATTAAACCAAGAGCCCATTCCAATCTTCCGTCACGGCCAACAATACCCTTACGATTTACGTAAGTTGTAATTCCAGCAGCTAGGTGATCTACAGCACCAAATGTAACTTTAGCATTTGTTCCTACAATAACTTCTGCCACAATATTAACAATCGCGTCACTTGTGCTTGAAGTAGAAACGTAGTTTTCTACATATGTTACAGAGCTGTTATCTTCAGCCACTACAAGAACATGGTTGAATAAATTAGCTTCTTTGCTGTTCTGAACATAGATTGCTTGAAGTGGTACTTCAACCTCTACATTCTTTGGTACATAAACGAATGCACCACCATTTACAAGAGCAGCATGTAAAGCTGTAAGTTTATGGTCATTTACCTTAACAGCCTCGTTCATGAAATACTTTTTAAGTAATTCTGAATGCTCACGAGCTGCTGTATGAATATCTGTAAAAATAACACCTTTACTAATCAAGTCATCTGATAGAGTCTTAAAAGCAACTCCCTGATCTTGTTGAACTAGTAGGTTTTTATTTGCTTCTTCTGTATCAATTAGAGCTTTTACGCTTTCAGAAAGCTCATCAATTGTTCCAACTGCTTCACTTTTTACTACATGATTTTGGAACTGAGTGAAGTTCCAATTTTCAATCTTCGTTTTATCTGGCTTTGGTAAAGGTAGATCTTCAACTTTAGCGAGAGCTTGTAAGCGAAGTTCTAACAGCCATTCCGGTTCTCCCAACTCTTTAGAGTAGTTACGGATATATTCCTGGTCGAATGGTAGTTTCGTCTCTAGTGTCATTTAGTAATCCTCCTAACCGCTTACGCTTCTACTGTTTCGTCTTCGATACCTAGCTCTTGCTTAATCCAATCATAGCCCTCTGCCTCTAAACGGTGTGCTAGCTCTGGACCACCTGATTTAACAACACGACCAGCCATCATTACGTGTACATGATCTGGCGTAATATAATTTAATAAACGTTGATAGTGAGTAATGATTAGACAGCCAAAGTCATCACCGCGCATGTTGTTGATTCCGTTAGAAACAACCTTTAGCGCATCGATATCAAGACCAGAGTCAATCTCATCTAAAATCGCAATTTTCGGCTCAAGCATAGTTAACTG of the Bacillus mesophilus genome contains:
- the sufD gene encoding Fe-S cluster assembly protein SufD; translation: MTLETKLPFDQEYIRNYSKELGEPEWLLELRLQALAKVEDLPLPKPDKTKIENWNFTQFQNHVVKSEAVGTIDELSESVKALIDTEEANKNLLVQQDQGVAFKTLSDDLISKGVIFTDIHTAAREHSELLKKYFMNEAVKVNDHKLTALHAALVNGGAFVYVPKNVEVEVPLQAIYVQNSKEANLFNHVLVVAEDNSSVTYVENYVSTSSTSDAIVNIVAEVIVGTNAKVTFGAVDHLAAGITTYVNRKGIVGRDGRLEWALGLMNDGNTISENVTHLIGDGSSADTKTVTVGRGDQKQNFTTSVIHFGKHSDGQILKHGVVKDAASSIFNGIGKIEHGATKSNAEQSSRVLMLSEKARGDANPILLIDEDDVTAGHAASVGRVDPLQLYYLMSRGIPQREAERLVIHGFLAPVVNELPIEGVKKQLVEIIERKVR